CGGGGCAACGGGGACATCGGCACGCTTAACCTCGAGGCGTCGTCCAAATCGATGCGCCCCTAGTGCGCCAGTGGAAAGGCCACGCCATGTCTCTCAATCGACGTTCACTTCTGTTTGGTGGTGCTGCCCTTAGCTTCGCGGGCCTCGCGACAGCATGCGCGCCAGCCTCGAAAAACTCTTCAGGAGCCTCCGACCAGGGAGGTGAGTCGGCTGCCGATGTGACGGGCGAAGTCGAAGGGACCCTTCGCATCCACGCGGGCGGCGACACCAACGTGCGCGACCTATGGCAGGACGGGCTTGGGCCGGCCTTCACGAAGAAATACCCGAAGGTCACGATCAAGGTTGACCACGATCTGCACTCCGAACGCTCCCAGCAATCGCTCGCGCGCTTGTCCGCTGCCGGCGACGGCGATTCGGGCATGGACTTCATCGATGACGGCTGGGTGACGGACGCGGCAGACGCGAAACTTCTGCTCAACGTGAGCGCCAAAGAGATTCCCGCCCTCGGCGATGTTCCCCAGGAAGCGCTTGCCCAAGGACTTGGACAAGCCTTCCCCTACCGAGCCTCCTCCGTGCTCCTCGCGTACGACACGGAGCAGGTCGCCACCCCTCCGAAGACTCTCAAGGAGCTTCTGACCTGGATCGAACAGAACCCCGGCAAGTTCGCCTACAACTCTCCTTCGACGGGAGGCTCAGGCTCGGCCTTCGTGACGAGCGTGCTCGACTTGTACATCCCGAAGGACGTCCGCGAGCGTATGACGACGAGCTACGACGAGGCCGACGAAAAGCACTGGGACAAGGGCTGGGAAGAGCTCAAGCGCATCGGTAAGTTCACGTACGGCCAGGGCACCTACCCGAACGGCAACGAGCAGAGCATTGAGCTTTTGGTTAACGGCGAGGTCGCGATGATCCCGGTGTGGTCCGATCAGTTCATTTCCGGCCGCGAGTCCGGGAAGATCCCGGAACGGATCAAGGCGACGCAGATCTCGAATCCGTCGTTCGTGGGCGGCGCATCGTTCCTCGGGATCCCGAAGAACTCGAAGAACAAACCTGCCGCGCTCGCGCTCGCAAAATTTGCTCTTTCCCCCGAGGGACAGCAGATCATCTCCACGACAATGGCGGGTTACCCGATCATCCCGCTCGAGGACATGCCCGAGGAGATTCAGAAGAAATTCGACGGCATCGACACGCAGAACCTCGGCCAGGGCTACTTTGGCGATCACGAAGACAACAAAGCCAAGCTCTGGGACCAGAAGGTTCCGACCGCCTAGGGAGCAGGCGTGGCATCGAGACAATCATGGATCGGTGTGCTCCTCGCGAGTCCGCCAATTCTCCTCATCATCGTTTTTATCGGTTTTCCCGTGATCAATGCCTTCGGCTTGAGCCTCGGGTACACGGGCGGGTTGAACACGACGATCGCGATGATCGGGAAGAACACGCACGAGACGCAGTCATGGGCTCCAACTCTCGACGCGTATCGCGAGGTCTTTTCGAACCCGCGATTTCTCTCGGATTTGCGGGTGACGGTGAGCATTTCAATTCTCACTACCGTGATCGTCACGGCCCTTGCGTGGCTCGTGGCTCTCGCGATGAGGCTGCGACCGTCGGGCATCACCCGCATGCTTCCCGCTTTCGCCGTCATCCCGATGTTTATCCCGGGAGTAATCGGGGCGTGGGCCATGATTCGGTTCTGGGCGGCCGACGGCTTCTTTGGCTCAGTGATGAGGAGCCTTGGCGTGGCGAGCCCGCCTCAAATTGCGTTCACGTCGACCCTCGTGCTCATGACCCAGGTGTGGTCCTCGCTTCCGTTTGCGGTGCTCATGGTGTCGTCGGGGGTTCAATCGGTGCCTGACGCCCTGATTGATGCCGCTCGGGATGCTGGTGCGGGAACGATCCGCATTGTGAAGGACGTCGTGGCACCGATGGCGTTCGTGCCCACGGTCATCGCCATGACGTTCACCGCGATTGGGAACGTCGGGTCGTTCACTGTTCCCTGGCTCACGGGCCCCTCCGCGCCGACCATGCTCGGCGTCAGTATGACGAAGCAC
The window above is part of the Dermabacter vaginalis genome. Proteins encoded here:
- a CDS encoding extracellular solute-binding protein, which translates into the protein MSLNRRSLLFGGAALSFAGLATACAPASKNSSGASDQGGESAADVTGEVEGTLRIHAGGDTNVRDLWQDGLGPAFTKKYPKVTIKVDHDLHSERSQQSLARLSAAGDGDSGMDFIDDGWVTDAADAKLLLNVSAKEIPALGDVPQEALAQGLGQAFPYRASSVLLAYDTEQVATPPKTLKELLTWIEQNPGKFAYNSPSTGGSGSAFVTSVLDLYIPKDVRERMTTSYDEADEKHWDKGWEELKRIGKFTYGQGTYPNGNEQSIELLVNGEVAMIPVWSDQFISGRESGKIPERIKATQISNPSFVGGASFLGIPKNSKNKPAALALAKFALSPEGQQIISTTMAGYPIIPLEDMPEEIQKKFDGIDTQNLGQGYFGDHEDNKAKLWDQKVPTA
- a CDS encoding ABC transporter permease translates to MASRQSWIGVLLASPPILLIIVFIGFPVINAFGLSLGYTGGLNTTIAMIGKNTHETQSWAPTLDAYREVFSNPRFLSDLRVTVSISILTTVIVTALAWLVALAMRLRPSGITRMLPAFAVIPMFIPGVIGAWAMIRFWAADGFFGSVMRSLGVASPPQIAFTSTLVLMTQVWSSLPFAVLMVSSGVQSVPDALIDAARDAGAGTIRIVKDVVAPMAFVPTVIAMTFTAIGNVGSFTVPWLTGPSAPTMLGVSMTKHFNTYGEPQQSVVMAIVVFALAALIGVLYVWANYRQAKEEMT